The stretch of DNA ATCATCCCAATTGTTCCATATTTATCACAAGGCTACTAACTCCTTCCTCCCCCTCCTCTCCCCAACAGAAATTAGTTTTTGATATATTAGTTTGCTCAGTTGTTCACATTTACCACTttgatataaattattattttctattttttctGGTTAtcggttttttttttattgaaaataataaatcaatcatcaatttaaataatataacTCAAATCCACAACGATGTCCTTTTACAAAAAAGTAACCAGGGGTTTAGCCACACCTTTACAAGGATCAATAAACCTTTTCAGTGGCTCTCCCAATGTCAGCGGCGACGAAGGCACAGATGCAGATAATGAGAATCCTGAACATAGAACAACTTATCATTCCTTATCGGGACGAGTGAATCACGACGATGACGACGAAGATGTTGCCAAATTAGAAGATATTGTTGGGTTTTTCACAGGGTTATTGAATACCACGACAGTTTGTGCTGGATTGGGAAGTTTGAACAACTTGAAAAAGCATTATTTGGATGagtttatcaaaaaaagtGCTTTGAATCCATTGAGACCACAAAATTATGGACCAGAAACGAGCAGTAAacttaataataattcgATTGAAGAATTACTCAATAATGGTGACACAAGTTTGGAAAAAGTCCGAAAAATGAGCCTCtatgattttgatgaacACACTTCAGATTCAGAAGAGGAAGATTCAGCTGACAAAGAAGAGGAGCTGATAGCAGAAAACTTGAAACCAGGGAAAAGTGGTAAAGCCAGGAATCACCCTAGGGATTCAAGAACCACAGCAACCTTAATCACTACCCAAAtaacaagaacaaaaacagcaacaacagcaacaccGACACCGACACCGACCAGTTCAGTCGATACAGATGTCACAGATGTCACAGAACCCATTGGTAAAGTCACCACAAAGATCCCTGAAGAGCAATTACAAGGTCTCAATCCATTACAGAAATCCGTGGTGAAAAACTTGGACCCTCATCACGTGAGAGAAGGAGTATTGATTAAGGTTAAAAATTCAGAGACAcctttgaaaaatgatcGTCAGGAACTACTCGAAAAGATTCAGCTACGGTTAAAAATTGCCGATAAACTACAGAgagtttttgatttaagCGATGAAGATACGTTTTGTGGAAATTACAGTGCTTGGTTGATTAAGGATGTATTATTACAAGGACATGTTTATCTCACAAAAGATGCACTACTATATTTTGCCTTCCTACCCAAACGTTTTAGTCTAGAGAATTCTTCAGAAGTATTAGACGAGGATAATTCTTCTAGTATTGTTTACTCAGGAAACTTGGGACTTAAAAGTGCAAAGTATGGTGAAGTTGTCCTCAATACGGTTCTTCAACACAGATATTGGGCTGTTCTAAGAGCTGAAACTTTGAGTATCTATTCATCATCGACCAATTTGTATTTCCCTGTATTGGTAATTGATATCAAGAAATGCTTGTATACCGAGATTATCGACAAGGAAAAGTTGAATCGAGAAGCTATTTCGCCAGTGAACCGTGGCACATACAGTCCTAATGGCGGATTATCAGGTACTGCAACTCCAAGAGCCTCTACTTTAGAAAACACAGCTTCAGAACTTAATAGCATGCTCTCCGGTGATTCATACAGTCCAACTGAAGACAATGTCGAAACAACAGCATCAACCGTCTGGTTCAAATTAGttacaaaaaagaaaacttaCAAGTTCAGTTGCGATAGCTCGTTTTCAGCCAGACAATGGTGTAACAATataacaaaattgatttttcaacacAATAACGCCAATTCTAATGGAGAGGTTTTAATTAAGATCCCGATTTCTAAAATAGCAGAATACAACAAAAGAGCGTTGTTTAGcgaagaggaagaagaagacagGACTTTGGATGTCACAATGAACGACATACCGTTAAATGTAACAATAAAATACTTGGGCGATAACGATAACGAACGAAAGAGAGATAAATTGAAGAGAAAATACAAAGGTGAGGAGCCTACAATCGAGGAAGTCCACTTTTTATTTCCCAAAAGTGGTGTTGAGTTTTTTGAAacttttgataaattagtGAATCCTGTTGTTCTGGACAATGACAACCAATCATCAAAGTCTTCTATCACAAGTACCAATTTTTCGGAAAAAGCGATATCTACTTTGAGCAAATCACCAAACCATTTAGTGCAAACAGTGCTTGACTTCAACAAACCTGTTGATGACGATATTTCAGCATTTAAAAAGTTTGGGACTACAATAACATCGCCAACACGAATTTTCAAAGCTACTATCACGTCACCAGAAATGACTAGCATTGATGAAACTAGTTTGAGAGATAGCTTTGACAGTGATCGTCTTCACCTTCCACGAGATATGTCTGAGAGagcattgaaaaatttggaagTGTCATTTGTGACTAGTCTTAAAAAATTGGAGGACGCATCAAAAAGGTACGAGAAGCCCCATATGGAACACAGTCAGACAAATCTTGCTTCAATATTGTCTGACCCTTCGGAAGTGAAAAAAGAATCGAAAACAGCTATACTGAAGAGTATCAAGGCTCTATATAGTGTTGGGACGCATTGGTCAGCAACCCCAAATCACTACTTTGAATTGGGCAAATATTATGTTAACAAAGTGCAGGATAGAGACTCGTCTCAAAGAAATTTCCAATCTCATTTTTCTACAAATTCGAAATTGCTTGCATCCTATTATGGCCATTTATTGAGAACAGTTCCAGTATATGGTAAAATATACGTGTCTGAAACAGATGTTTGCTTCAGAAGTTTATTGCCTGGAGTATCAACAAAGATGGTATTACCAATGACTGATATCGAAGAAGTAAGAGCTTCACGGGGTTCAAGATTGACATATCATGGGTTGAGGCTTATTGTACGAGGAAGTGAGGAATTGGATCTTGAATTTGGCTCTTCCAAGTCAAGAGatgattttcaaaaagtTGTTCTTAGTGTTTTAGAAAGATTGCACTCGAAGGAAGGATTTAGACCTGAACCATATCAATGGGGTAGCAATTTTGAAGTTGAGTTATACAAGACAAGAATGGAATACAGTGATTCTGAAAATCGAGAAATCCAACAATATGATAATCTGATTGATATTAAATTTgcagaaaagaaaattgaaatggCAAGAGTGAGAATGTTTGAAGACAGACTAATGGCTGCCTCGGGATTGGACGTCCCCATTATTTTGGAAGATTCaccttttttcaaaacagAATTGCGGCCATCTACTTCTTATAATATCACGTTATTGACTATTGGTTCTCGAGGTGATGTTCAACCATATATTGCGTTGGGTAAGGGATTGGTAAAAGAGGGTCATAATGTCACCATTGCTACTCATGCAGAATTTGGAGACTGGATAAAAACATTTGGATTAGGGTTCAAAGAAATTGCTGGGGATCCGGCCGAGTTGATGTCTTTTATGGTAACTCACAATTCTATGTCTGTGGGGTTTTTGAAGAATGCCCAACAAAAGTTCAGGTCGTGGATCTCAAAGTTATTGACTACAAGCTGGGAGGCCTGTCAGGGTTCTGACATTTTGATTGAAAGTCCGTCGGCTATGAGCGGGATACATATTGCGGAAGCATTGGGGATACCTTATTTTAGAGCGTTCACCATGCCCTGGACAAGAACCAGAGCCTATCCACATGCATTCTTTGTACCAGAACAAAAGAAA from Candida albicans SC5314 chromosome R, complete sequence encodes:
- the UGT51C1 gene encoding Ugt51c1p (UDP-glucose:sterol glucosyltransferase; enzyme of sterol glucoside (membrane-bound lipid) biosynthesis; has UDP-sugar binding domain; activity is UDP-glucose-specific in vitro; enzyme does not use UDP-mannose; Mig1-regulated) encodes the protein MSFYKKVTRGLATPLQGSINLFSGSPNVSGDEGTDADNENPEHRTTYHSLSGRVNHDDDDEDVAKLEDIVGFFTGLLNTTTVCAGLGSLNNLKKHYLDEFIKKSALNPLRPQNYGPETSSKLNNNSIEELLNNGDTSLEKVRKMSLYDFDEHTSDSEEEDSADKEEESIAENLKPGKSGKARNHPRDSRTTATLITTQITRTKTATTATPTPTPTSSVDTDVTDVTEPIGKVTTKIPEEQLQGLNPLQKSVVKNLDPHHVREGVLIKVKNSETPLKNDRQELLEKIQLRLKIADKLQRVFDLSDEDTFCGNYSAWLIKDVLLQGHVYLTKDALLYFAFLPKRFSLENSSEVLDEDNSSSIVYSGNLGLKSAKYGEVVLNTVLQHRYWAVLRAETLSIYSSSTNLYFPVLVIDIKKCLYTEIIDKEKLNREAISPVNRGTYSPNGGLSGTATPRASTLENTASELNSMLSGDSYSPTEDNVETTASTVWFKLVTKKKTYKFSCDSSFSARQWCNNITKLIFQHNNANSNGEVLIKIPISKIAEYNKRALFSEEEEEDRTLDVTMNDIPLNVTIKYLGDNDNERKRDKLKRKYKGEEPTIEEVHFLFPKSGVEFFETFDKLVNPVVSDNDNQSSKSSITSTNFSEKAISTLSKSPNHLVQTVLDFNKPVDDDISAFKKFGTTITSPTRIFKATITSPEMTSIDETSLRDSFDSDRLHLPRDMSERALKNLEVSFVTSLKKLEDASKRYEKPHMEHSQTNLASILSDPSEVKKESKTAISKSIKALYSVGTHWSATPNHYFELGKYYVNKVQDRDSSQRNFQSHFSTNSKLLASYYGHLLRTVPVYGKIYVSETDVCFRSLLPGVSTKMVLPMTDIEEVRASRGSRLTYHGLRLIVRGSEELDLEFGSSKSRDDFQKVVLSVLERLHSKEGFRPEPYQWGSNFEVELYKTRMEYSDSENREIQQYDNSIDIKFAEKKIEMARVRMFEDRLMAASGLDVPIILEDSPFFKTELRPSTSYNITLLTIGSRGDVQPYIALGKGLVKEGHNVTIATHAEFGDWIKTFGLGFKEIAGDPAELMSFMVTHNSMSVGFLKNAQQKFRSWISKLLTTSWEACQGSDILIESPSAMSGIHIAEALGIPYFRAFTMPWTRTRAYPHAFFVPEQKKGGSYNYLTHVLFENIFWKGISGQVNKWRVEELDLPKTNLYRLQQTRVPFLYNVSPAILPPSVDFPDWIKVTGYWFLDEGSGDYKPPEELVQFMKKASRDKKKIVYIGFGSIVVKDAKSLTKAVVSAVRRADVRCILNKGWSDRLDNKDKNEIEIELPPEIYNSGTIPHDWLFPRIDAAVHHGGSGTTGATMRAGIPTIIKPFFGDQFFYATRIEDLGAGIALKKLTAKTLGDALVKATHDLKIIDKAKRVSQQIKHEHGVLSAIESIYSELEYSRNLILIKDIHNQNYKRHHPVPSGVQTPAYDTDSDDYDDDEDDDESDKDDEEEEEENSYDGYDGNGVNNSPSQNSSN